Part of the Phycisphaerales bacterium genome, AGATGCCTCCCGAGAACTGCGGGGCCTGCCATTACTAGCTTCGCTCAGGAACGCTTCGACTCGAATCAGGCTTGCCAGCCGGAGAACGACCGCATGGCAGAGAAGACCATCGACCAGTGCCCCTCGACTCGCGGCAAGCGCGAGATCGACCGTGCGCCTCGGAAGCTCGCCCAATCGTCGGGACGGGCGGTGTGGCGCAGCATGGACGAGTTCGTCGACAAGCCGGAGTTCCGCGAGTGGCTCGGCCGCGAGTTTCCCGCTCGCGCGAGCGAACTGCTCGAGGGCTCGCGTCGCGACTTCCTGAAGGTGATGGGCGCGTCGCTCGCCCTCGCCGGCGCTGCCACCATCCCCGGCTGTCGCCGCCCCGACCACACGATCATGTCCTACTCGCGCGAGGTACCCGAGGATCAGGTGCCGGGCCGCGCGAAGTACTACGCCACTTCCATGCCGCTGGCCGGCGGCGGGGCCGAGGGACTGCTGGCCGAGACGCACGAGGGCCGACCGACCAAGATCGAGGGCAACCCGCTGCACCCGGTCAACCAGGGCAAGTCGAGCGTCTGGTCGCAGGCCAGCATCCTCGACTTGTACGACCCGTATCGCCTCATGCAGGTGACCTACGACAACCCCGCTCGTGGTCCGCTCGAGGCAACGTGGGACGACTTCGCCGTGTGGGCCCGCAGCAACGACGGCTTCGGGCGCTACGACGCCACCGGCGGGCGCGGGCTGGCGTTCATCGCCGGCAAGCAGACCAGCCCCAGCCGCGACGCCATGCGCGACGCCGTGCTGCGCCGTTGGCCCAATGCCCAGTGGGTGGCCTACGAGCCCCTCGAGAACCCCGGTGCCGTCGAGGCATCGCGCCTCGCCTTCGGCCAGCCCATGACCGAGGAGCTGCGTCTCGAGAACGCCAAGCGCATGGTGCTCGTCCAGCGCGACGCCGCGTACGAGGACACGGACAACCTCCGCGTCGCCCGCGGCATGATGGCCCACCGCGCCCCGATGAGTGCCAAGGACGAGTCGGGCGACCCGATCGACATGAGCCGCATCTATGCGGTCGAAGGCTCGCTGACGGTTAGCGGCGGCAAGGCCGACCACCGCCTGCGTCTGGCGCCGTCGCTGCAGCCCGCGTTCGTCGTGGCGTTGGCCAAGGCCCTCATGCAGGAACTCGGCGGCGACGCCCGCATCCGCGCTGCACTCGATGCCGTGCCGGTACCGCAGGGCGTGGCCTTCGACGAAGTCTGGGTCCGCGAGTGCGCCGCCGATCTGGCCGCCCACCGCAACGAGTCCATCGTGCTCGTCGGCCCCTCGCTGCCGGTCGGCGTCCACGCGCTCGCGCACGCGATGAACGCCGCGCTCGGCGCCATCGGGCCCGTCGTGCGGTACCGCCCGATGCCGTCCGACCTTGCGATCAACGGCCATGCCGCGCTGGTCTCGCTCGGCGAGGCCATCGACGCCGGCCGGGTGAGCACCGTCGTCTGCCTCAACGCCAACCCGGTGTACGACGCGCCCGTCGAGGCCAACTTCGCCGAGCGGTACGCCAAGGTGCCCACGCGCGTGAGCCTGAGCGTGCAGGACACCGAGACGGCCGCCGCGTCGACGTGGCGTCTCCACGGCACGCACTACCTCGAGCAGTGGGGCGACGTCGTTGCCCACGACGGCACGCTGAGCGTCGTGCAGCCCATGGTCGCGCCGATCTACTTCGGCAAGAGCGAGATCGAACTGCTGGCCTTCCTCGCCGGCGAGACGTTCGAGGAAGAAGAGCGGCTGACCCACCTCGAGCAATCGGCCCGCGCGCACGGCGCGATCGTCGTCGACGGCCAGGACGGACCGACGCGCATGGGCAACGCGGACGACGTCTTCCCCGAAGATGCACCAGCCGACGGCGAAGAGGGCGGCTCCGAGCTCCCCAAGTGGCCCGAGGGCCACACGATCGTCCGCTCGGTCTGGCGCCGCACGATGCGCGACCGTTTTGGCGTGACCGCCCGGGGCGATTTCGAGAAGCGGTGGCGACGCGCGCTGCACGACGGACTCGTCGCAAACTCGGCGACGCCGGGCCAGACGCCGACCGCAAACCTGGCAAACCTCGCCGACAGCATCCGCACGATCCGCCCCAGCGCCGCGCCCTCGGGCGACTCGCTCGACGTGCTGTTCACGCCGGGTCGCACGCTCGACGGCCGATTCGCCGGCAGCGCCTGGATGCAGGAGCTGCCCGACATCGGCACGATGATCACCTGGGACAACCCGGCGATCATCAGCCCGGCCACGGCCCAGAAGCTCGGGCTCGTCCCCGGCAGTGGCAACCCCAAGCACGTCTACCTGCGCGAGCACACCACGGGCAAGATGGTCCGCCTCAACGTCGGCGGTCGCACGCTCGAGCTGCCGGTCTGGATCTGCCCGGGGCTCGCCGACGACACCATCGTGCTGCGGCTGGGCTACGGCCGGACGCGCGGCGGCCCGGTCGCCGAGGGCTCGGGCTTCGACACCTACACGCTCCGCGAGGCGGGCCAGTACGCCGCCATGGGCGCCCAGATCGAACGCGTGCCGGGCGACTACTGGATCGCAAGCACGCAGAACCACTGGTCGCTCGAGGGTCGCACCGAGATCGTCCGCCGCGTCGAGCTGCCCGCGTGGCAGAAGTACGGCGACCTGCGCGTCAACTGGACCGACGAGTACGAGCTGGCCACCAGCGACCTGAACTTTGCCGAGCAGCTCGGCACGGTCAGCCACGCGCCACCCAACCGCTCGATCTACCACAACCCCTACAACAAGGGCACGGGCGAGGACGCCGAGGGCAAGGGCGATGCCGAGCCCGGCTCGACGTACGCCCAGGGCCCGCAGTGGGGCATGACCATCGACATGGGCTCGTGCATCGGCTGCGGCGTGTGCACGGTTGCCTGCCAGAGCGAGAACAACA contains:
- a CDS encoding TAT-variant-translocated molybdopterin oxidoreductase encodes the protein MAEKTIDQCPSTRGKREIDRAPRKLAQSSGRAVWRSMDEFVDKPEFREWLGREFPARASELLEGSRRDFLKVMGASLALAGAATIPGCRRPDHTIMSYSREVPEDQVPGRAKYYATSMPLAGGGAEGLLAETHEGRPTKIEGNPLHPVNQGKSSVWSQASILDLYDPYRLMQVTYDNPARGPLEATWDDFAVWARSNDGFGRYDATGGRGLAFIAGKQTSPSRDAMRDAVLRRWPNAQWVAYEPLENPGAVEASRLAFGQPMTEELRLENAKRMVLVQRDAAYEDTDNLRVARGMMAHRAPMSAKDESGDPIDMSRIYAVEGSLTVSGGKADHRLRLAPSLQPAFVVALAKALMQELGGDARIRAALDAVPVPQGVAFDEVWVRECAADLAAHRNESIVLVGPSLPVGVHALAHAMNAALGAIGPVVRYRPMPSDLAINGHAALVSLGEAIDAGRVSTVVCLNANPVYDAPVEANFAERYAKVPTRVSLSVQDTETAAASTWRLHGTHYLEQWGDVVAHDGTLSVVQPMVAPIYFGKSEIELLAFLAGETFEEEERLTHLEQSARAHGAIVVDGQDGPTRMGNADDVFPEDAPADGEEGGSELPKWPEGHTIVRSVWRRTMRDRFGVTARGDFEKRWRRALHDGLVANSATPGQTPTANLANLADSIRTIRPSAAPSGDSLDVLFTPGRTLDGRFAGSAWMQELPDIGTMITWDNPAIISPATAQKLGLVPGSGNPKHVYLREHTTGKMVRLNVGGRTLELPVWICPGLADDTIVLRLGYGRTRGGPVAEGSGFDTYTLREAGQYAAMGAQIERVPGDYWIASTQNHWSLEGRTEIVRRVELPAWQKYGDLRVNWTDEYELATSDLNFAEQLGTVSHAPPNRSIYHNPYNKGTGEDAEGKGDAEPGSTYAQGPQWGMTIDMGSCIGCGVCTVACQSENNIPVVGKQEVAKGREMTWIRVDRYFVGDDLNEPEEILQQPVACVHCENAPCEVVCPVNATVHGPEGHNYMVYNRCIGTRYCANNCPYKVRRFNFFDYGTKQLDGGLNEETSRATGGVFDDKLPPNQHFIPPRLRAKLTEIEKMGKNPNVTIRSRGVMEKCTYCIQRTNNAKIETKLKGLEAVPEGFVQTACQQACPTDAIVFGNILDPESKVTATRESGRSYAVLGYLNTRPRTTHLMTVHNPNPKILEELDYDRYKYLDWHPHDVKWVKKGLEPHYQHMDDHGHGDDHGGEPHARRGTSFIDLDRRDDDAGYALSLKVLKAAAMPQGGLL